One Micromonospora sp. WMMD812 genomic window carries:
- a CDS encoding DUF3105 domain-containing protein, with translation MSISTPGGEQRRPTVVSTGKKPAAGRPAAGAKAGSGKPAAAPRGGGKGPRKPVAPVKVSQGRSWGPIALFVAVGVLAVGIIGFGGWAAFQGSKPWEERADGISGIVNYREKDKELVKGSNHQAGPIQYSILPPVAGPHNGAWQNCMGDVYDAPIANEHAVHSLEHGAVWITYRPDLPADQVSELAGKVRGNEKMFMSPFEGLDKPISLQAWGFQLKVDNADDSRIDDFIKTLRVNASIEGPTALCNQGITATGTTPRDDIQAPTQ, from the coding sequence ATGAGCATCAGCACCCCGGGCGGCGAGCAGCGCCGTCCGACCGTGGTCAGCACGGGCAAGAAGCCGGCGGCTGGCCGGCCCGCCGCCGGTGCCAAGGCCGGATCCGGCAAGCCGGCGGCCGCCCCGCGGGGCGGTGGCAAGGGTCCTCGCAAGCCGGTCGCCCCGGTCAAGGTCAGCCAGGGTCGCTCCTGGGGCCCGATCGCGCTCTTCGTCGCCGTCGGCGTGCTCGCCGTGGGGATCATCGGCTTCGGCGGCTGGGCGGCGTTCCAGGGTTCCAAGCCGTGGGAGGAGCGGGCCGACGGGATCAGCGGCATCGTGAACTACCGCGAGAAGGACAAGGAACTGGTCAAGGGCAGCAACCACCAGGCCGGCCCGATCCAGTACAGCATCCTCCCGCCGGTCGCTGGCCCGCACAACGGCGCCTGGCAGAACTGCATGGGCGACGTCTACGACGCACCCATCGCCAACGAGCACGCGGTGCACAGCCTGGAGCACGGCGCGGTGTGGATCACCTACCGCCCCGACCTGCCGGCCGACCAGGTCAGCGAGCTGGCCGGGAAGGTGCGCGGCAACGAGAAGATGTTCATGAGCCCGTTCGAGGGGCTGGACAAGCCGATCTCGCTGCAGGCCTGGGGCTTCCAGCTCAAGGTCGACAACGCCGACGACAGCCGGATCGACGACTTCATCAAGACGCTGCGGGTGAACGCCTCGATCGAGGGGCCGACGGCGCTCTGCAACCAAGGCATCACCGCCACCGGCACCACGCCGCGTGACGACATCCAGGCGCCGACCCAGTAA
- the argS gene encoding arginine--tRNA ligase, producing the protein MTPAELAEVVLAAAHAVLTERGLDSSVLPGRTTVERPRNPEHGDYASTLALQLSKKVGVPPRDLAGSLAEQLGKAPGVKSVEIAGPGFLNIRLDAAAAGQLARTIVEGGPDYGRSERLAGLRINLEFVSANPTGPVHIGGVRWAAVGDALSRLLRATGADVGTEYYFNDAGSQIDRFARSLLAAAKGDPAPEDGYAGAYISEIAAEVQARRPEVLSLDDAAAQEVFRVEGVALMFDEIRSSLRDFGVEFDTYFNEKDLHDRGELDLALTRLREQGHVFEAEGATWLRTTEFGDDKDRVLRKSNGEWTYFAADCAYYLDKRERGFERVVIMLGADHHGYIGRMKAMAACFGDDPERNLEILIGQLVNLVRDGAPVRMSKRFGTVVTLEDLVDAIGVDAARYALARYSSDSPIDIDVELWTRAKNDNPVYYVQYVGARTAGVARNAAEVGLARGDAADFRPELLGHEKENELLKALAEFPAVVATAAELREPHRVARYLEEQVAQSYHRFYDNCRIIPRGDEETTDLHRARLWLNDATRVVIANGLRLLGVSAPERM; encoded by the coding sequence GTGACTCCCGCAGAACTCGCCGAGGTCGTCCTCGCCGCAGCCCACGCCGTCCTCACCGAACGGGGCCTGGACAGCTCCGTGCTCCCCGGACGGACGACGGTCGAGCGACCCCGCAACCCCGAGCACGGCGACTACGCCTCGACGCTGGCGTTGCAGCTCAGCAAGAAGGTCGGGGTGCCCCCGCGGGACCTGGCGGGCAGCCTCGCCGAGCAGCTCGGCAAGGCTCCGGGGGTCAAGTCGGTGGAGATCGCCGGCCCCGGCTTCCTCAACATCCGGCTGGACGCGGCCGCCGCCGGCCAGCTCGCCCGGACCATCGTCGAGGGCGGCCCGGACTACGGCCGCAGTGAGCGGCTCGCCGGCCTGCGGATCAACCTGGAGTTCGTCTCCGCCAACCCGACCGGCCCGGTGCACATCGGCGGGGTCCGGTGGGCGGCGGTCGGCGACGCGCTGTCCCGGCTGCTCCGGGCCACCGGCGCCGACGTGGGCACGGAGTACTACTTCAACGACGCCGGCTCCCAGATCGACCGGTTCGCCCGGTCGCTGCTGGCCGCCGCGAAGGGCGACCCGGCGCCTGAGGACGGCTACGCCGGGGCGTACATCTCGGAGATCGCCGCCGAGGTCCAGGCCCGCCGGCCGGAGGTGCTGTCGCTCGACGACGCGGCGGCCCAGGAGGTCTTCCGGGTCGAGGGCGTCGCGCTGATGTTCGACGAGATCCGCTCCTCGCTGCGCGACTTCGGCGTCGAGTTCGACACCTACTTCAACGAGAAGGACCTGCACGACCGGGGTGAGCTGGACCTCGCCCTGACCCGGCTGCGGGAGCAGGGCCACGTCTTCGAGGCCGAGGGCGCGACCTGGCTGCGCACCACCGAGTTCGGCGACGACAAGGACCGGGTGCTGCGCAAGTCCAACGGCGAGTGGACGTACTTCGCCGCGGACTGCGCGTACTACCTGGACAAGCGCGAGCGCGGTTTCGAGCGGGTCGTGATCATGCTGGGCGCCGACCACCACGGCTACATCGGCCGGATGAAGGCGATGGCCGCGTGCTTCGGCGACGACCCGGAGCGCAACCTGGAGATCCTGATCGGCCAGCTGGTCAACCTGGTCCGCGACGGCGCCCCGGTGCGGATGAGCAAGCGGTTCGGCACGGTGGTCACCCTGGAGGACCTGGTCGACGCGATCGGTGTGGACGCGGCCCGCTACGCGCTGGCCCGCTACTCCAGCGACTCGCCCATCGACATCGACGTGGAGCTGTGGACCCGGGCGAAGAACGACAACCCGGTCTACTACGTCCAGTACGTCGGCGCGCGGACCGCCGGCGTGGCCCGCAACGCGGCCGAGGTCGGGCTGGCCCGGGGCGACGCCGCCGACTTCCGGCCCGAGCTGCTCGGCCACGAGAAGGAGAACGAGCTGCTCAAGGCCCTCGCCGAGTTCCCCGCCGTGGTGGCCACGGCGGCCGAGCTGCGGGAGCCGCACCGGGTGGCGCGCTACCTGGAGGAGCAGGTCGCGCAGTCCTACCACCGGTTCTACGACAACTGCCGGATCATCCCCCGGGGTGACGAGGAGACCACCGACCTGCACCGGGCCCGGCTCTGGCTCAACGACGCGACCCGGGTGGTCATCGCCAACGGTCTGCGCCTGCTCGGGGTCTCCGCCCCGGAGAGGATGTAA